A region from the Benincasa hispida cultivar B227 chromosome 10, ASM972705v1, whole genome shotgun sequence genome encodes:
- the LOC120087583 gene encoding indole-3-acetic acid-amido synthetase GH3.10 produces the protein MEGEGREGGRGLMKIDELCEEDVIDWFEQVSSEAGVAQSRTLRKILQQNYGVEYLKQWLGDVNIHEIPDDFTLQSLFTSLVPLSSHADFEPFLQRIADGDPSPCLTQQPINTLSLSSGTTEGRQKYVPFTSHSAQTTLLIFRLAAAYRSRVYPTREGGKILEFIYSSKQRKTKGGITTGTATTHYYASEEFKIKQVKTKSFTCSPQEVISGCDYKQSTYCHLLLGLLYSEEVEFVTSTFAYTIVQALNQLEESWEEICYDITHSTLSSRIAIPKIRKAVLKLMSPKPGLGRKIRRVCEELKEEDWLGLIPKLWPNCKYVYSIMTGSMQPYLKKLRHYGGGLPLVSGDYGSTESWIGVNVDPCLPAENVTFAVIPTFSYFEFIPLFKQQQHYYSSTSSDTAIHDFLEGQPIPLSQVKVGQQYELVLTTFTGLYRYRLGDVVEVAGFHNNTPKLNFICRRKLVLNVNIDKNTEKDVQLVVERGSQILSDQSGAELVEFTSHAEVSDQPGHYVIYWEVKGDVNDSVLEDCCSAMDAAFIDYGYVVSRKANSIGPLELRIVERGSFNKILEHYIGNGAALSQFKTPRCTTNPYLLNILNLSTLKSFFSTAYA, from the exons ATGGaaggagaaggaagagaaggtGGCAGGGGATTGATGAAGATTGATGAGTTATGTGAAGAAGATGTGATTGATTGGTTTGAGCAAGTGTCGTCAGAAGCAGGCGTGGCTCAATCCCGCACTCTCCGTAAGATTCTGCAACAGAATTACGGTGTTGAGTACTTGAAGCAATGGCTTGGAGATGTCAATATCCATGAAATTCCTGATGACTTTACATTACAATCTCTCTTCACTTCCTTAGTCCCCCTCTCTTCCCACGCTGATTTCGAGCCTTTCCTTCAACGAATCGCAGATGGCGACCCTTCTCCTTGCCTCACTCAACAACCCATCAACACTCTCTCTTTGAG TTCTGGCACCACTGAAGGCAGACAAAAGTACGTCCCCTTTACTTCTCATAGCGCTCAGACTACTCTTCTCATCTTCCGCTTAGCTGCTGCTTATAGATCCAG GGTTTATCCCACAAGGGAAGGAGGGAAGATTCTAGAGTTTATTTACAGTAGTAAGCAAAGGAAAACGAAAGGAGGGATAACAACCGGAACCGCAACAACGCATTACTACGCAAGTGAggaattcaaaataaaacaagtgAAAACCAAAAGCTTCACGTGCAGTCCACAAGAAGTGATTTCGGGATGTGACTACAAACAATCAACTTACTGCCATCTCCTACTAGGCCTATTGTATTCAGAAGAAGTAGAGTTTGTAACCTCAACTTTCGCCTACACAATAGTCCAAGCATTGAACCAATTGGAAGAGAGTTGGGAAGAAATCTGCTACGACATTACTCATTCTACACTGTCTTCAAGGATTGCTATTCCCAAAATTCGAAAGGCTGTTCTGAAGTTGATGAGTCCGAAGCCGGGTTTGGGGAGGAAGATAAGAAGGGTTTGTGAAGAGTTAAAGGAGGAGGATTGGTTGGGTTTGATACCAAAGTTATGGCCTAACTGTAAATATGTGTATTCCATAATGACGGGGTCAATGCAGCCGTATTTGAAGAAATTGAGACATTATGGTGGGGGATTGCCTTTGGTTAGTGGTGATTATGGATCAACGGAGAGTTGGATTGGGGTTAATGTGGACCCTTGTTTGCCAGCTGAAAATGTTACTTTTGCGGTCATTCCAACTTTCtcttattttgaatttatacCACTTttcaaacaacaacaacattaTTATTCTTCTACTTCCTCCGATACTGCCATTCATGATTTCTTGGAAGGCCAACCCATTCCTTTGTCTCAAGTCAAGGTTGGACAACAGTATGAGCTTGTGCTTACTACTTTTACAG GACTTTATAGATACAGATTGGGAGACGTAGTAGAAGTAGCAGGGTTTCACAACAACACGCCCAAGCTAAACTTTATATGCAGAAGAAAGCTTGTCTTAAACGTAAACATAGACAAAAACACAGAGAAAGATGTCCAATTGGTAGTTGAAAGAGGGTCCCAGATACTGAGTGACCAAAGTGGAGCCGAGCTAGTTGAGTTCACTAGCCACGCTGAGGTGTCGGACCAACCAGGTCACTACGTAATATACTGGGAAGTCAAAGGAGATGTGAATGACAGTGTTTTGGAAGACTGCTGCTCAGCAATGGACGCTGCTTTCATTGACTATGGGTACGTGGTTTCAAGAAAGGCTAATTCAATCGGACCTCTTGAGCTTAGGATTGTGGAAAGAGGGAGTTTTAATAAGATTTTGGAACATTATATTGGAAATGGAGCTGCTCTTAGCCAATTCAAGACCCCAAGATGCACTACTAATCCCTATCTTCTTAACATTCTCAATCTCTCTACTCTCAAATCCTTTTTCAGCACTGCTTACGCCTGA